In Toxoplasma gondii ME49 chromosome X, whole genome shotgun sequence, a single genomic region encodes these proteins:
- a CDS encoding MraW methylase family protein (encoded by transcript TGME49_215510) — protein sequence MGCSLPQGHSALTWRLDMGLLLSLVSLHSRLTFLYCLGRFSSKYACCFYVTLIFGTTLVSSPTSASIVLTSVRNWCQAQPLFRVANRHAHALQQSVVSPCWLRQNTFLPTRKFSDLPLHVASEKGHGSEHTPSSFKPANKPAYWNTHLTVLRVSPDPSRKRFPSSGKDPRRHPSCAFVVFVGPTFYGTSSGVPGSLISRFQLSRHINCRCIILRTFRETCSNRLFFANGGTPNLSVASDFSLQGTKHRGNWCDGWFFVAPFLGLTRSFPERSRHAYVPSAKGTFAPYSQKAAGNSVGKIIHSAPRALHSEHTATASCPLAATRQQKCQACISKTPTPSGGDSRSQPVVCLGEFEATGKPRQETIALRDGQLEGSRGSNSTVGHAACTPQKSNENKNQQNSNASEPKGQSEQEQPTSGSYHEHVPVMVNEVLQYLITSKDGLYIDCTAGGGGHAEAIWRAVEFEGGRLLAIDRDEEAVAATRNRMRQLRRIRVGCGLGDTRVDNGREAGVRKTENTRTGTSSSLVTEKRMHSPLEAPFQQRKWNYFEWQQRNEMDPHGMSTFGKGTTAEQSSVIVLQSSFADLPHALRVAMDTWRPPGTVSEVPKAAIRRRTKRGASHLFRGSTRTDKKEEEHRQPSMRQEDGLADRVGHGENPGEQQHTEVDLLTAQDPLHCIHRGGLEVAALYDGLEGTVDGIFADLGVSTHQLTAAHRGFSHSIDGPLDMRFERGNSSASGDAASATKDSPDTDPDQDCAPADETALTGWSRQSPVIDGVAAANDSSSHGLENAPSGIGGSRGGNLDAAQVVNSLPQAALAYIFKTFGEERLAGPIASCIVRYREIHGLLKTTEELRQIIEDCCRYRNPQFVIKTCSRVFQALRMYVNQELESLDSLLTHAERLLKPGGRLLILSYHSLEDRLIKQRLKQNNKNSDWTTANSRRQGFFSRKQPTRLDPTGEFGPLTSAARGTREAQVHQQDPRVLEKLLSDAGFGQETAKYGNCFDAEDVQRQLFGAGDTHNERENKLWHLVLKKPLKPKEEEVLRNRRARTAKMRVAAKLPATQAMPRH from the exons ATGGGCTGTTCACTTCCCCAAGGTCATTCAGCCTTGACGTGGCGCCTCGACATGGGTCTGCTCTTGTCCCTGGTCTCACTCCACAGCAGATTGACTTTTCTGTATTGCTTGGGGCGCTTCTCGAGTAAGTATGCTTGTTGTTTCTACGTTACTCTGATTTTCGGTACCACGCTTGTCTCTTCACCAACTTCCGCATCCATAGTCCTGACTAGCGTACGCAACTGGTGCCAGGCACAGCCTCTGTTCCGTGTAGCGAATCGTCATGCGCATGCCCTTCAACAGTCTGTAGTTTCACCATGTTGGCTTAGACAAAATACCTTCCTTCCAACTCGAAAGTTTTCAGATCTGCCGTTGCATGTGGCTTCAGAAAAGGGCCATGGGTCAGAACATACACCGAGTTCTTTCAAGCCAGCGAACAAGCCCGCTTATTGGAACACACATTTGACCGTCTTGCGAGTGTCACCCGATCCAAGCAGAAAGCGGTTCCCTTCATCTGGCAAAGACCCCCGGCGTCACCCCAGCTGTGCATTTGTTGTATTTGTTGGACCAACATTTTATGGGACCAGCTCAGGTGTGCCAGGTTCCCTCATTTCTCGTTTCCAGCTGTCAAGACACATTAATTGCAGATGCATTATCCTGCGTACTTTCCGGGAAACCTGTTCAAACCGTTTGTTTTTCGCGAATGGGGGTACACCGAATCTGTCAGTCGCGAGCGACTTCTCCCTTCAGGGCACAAAGCATAGAGGCAACTGGTGCGATGGGTGGTTCTTCGTTGCTCCGTTTCTTGGACTGACGCGCTCTTTCCCGGAGAGAAGCCGGCATGCGTACGTTCCGTCAGCGAAAGGCACCTTTGCCCCATATTCTCAAAAGGCTGCTGGGAATTCCGTCGGAAAAATAATCCACTCGGCACCTCGAGCTCTGCATTCTGAGCATACAGCCACGGCCTCGTGTCCGCTAGCGGCCACGCGGCAGCAGAAATGCCAGGCATGCATCTCTAAAACCCCCACTCCATCCGGTGGAGATTCTCGCTCTCAACCAGTCGTCTGTCTAGGGGAATTTGAAGCAACGGGGAAACCCCGGCAAGAAACAATTGCACTGAGGGATGGACAGCTCGAGGGCTCGCGTGGAAGCAACTCCACTGTGGGtcacgctgcatgcactccccAGAAAAGCAACGAAAACAAGAACCAACAAAACAGTAACGCTTCGGAACCTAAGGGGCAGTCTGAACAAGAGCAGCCCACCTCCGGCAGCTACCATGAGCATGTGCCAGTTATGGTCAACGAAGTTCTTCAGTACCTCATCACCTCCAAAGATGGGTTGTATATCGACTGCACAGCAGGCGGCGGTGGCCACGCGGAGGCTATCTGGAGGGCCGTTGAATTCGAG GGTGGAAGATTGCTTGCCATCGAtcgagacgaggaagcagtgGCAGCCACGCGAAACCGTATGCGGCAACTTCGAAGGATTCGAGTAGGTTGTGGTCTAGGTGATACGCGCGTCGATAACGGCAGAGAGGCCGGAgtgcgaaaaacagagaacacCAGAACAGGCACTAGCAGCTCTTTGGTgacggagaaacgcatgcactctccCCTAGAAGCTCCGTTTCAACAAAGGAAATGGAATTACTTCGAATGGCAGCAGAGGAACGAGATGGATCCCCACGGCATGTCGACGTTTGGAAAAGGCACGACTGCCGAGCAATCTTCGGTAATTGTCCTGCAAAGTTCGTTTGCAGACTTGCCACACGCTCTGCGGGTGGCGATGGATACTTGGCGCCCTCCTGGAACTGTAAGCGAAGTTCCAAAAGCGGCTATACGGCGGCGAACTAAACGTGGTGCCTCGCACCTCTTTCGAGGATCTACGCGgacagacaagaaggaagaggagcacAGACAACCGAGCATGAGGCAAGAAGACGGGCTGGCGGACCGAGTCGGACATGGAGAGAATCCAGGAGAGCAACAGCACACAGAAGTCGACCTGTTGACGGCTCAGGACCCGCTGCACTGCATTCACAGGGGGGGGTTGGAGGTCGCTGCCTTGTATGATGGATTGGAAGGCACTGTTGACGG GATTTTTGCGGATCTGGGTGTCTCGACACACCAGTTGACTGCGGCGCACAGAGGCTTCTCCCACAGCATAGACGGACCTCTAGACATGCGTTTCGAAAGGGGAAACTCTAGCGCGTCTGGCGATGCAGCTTCTGCCACGAAAGACAGTCCAGATACGGATCCTGACCAAGACTGCGCACCAGCAGACGAGACAGCTCTAACGGGATGGTCGCGTCAGAGTCCTGTGATCGATGGTGTGGCGGCAGCAAACGACTCAAGCAGTCACGGCTTGGAGAACGCTCCTTCAGGCATTGGTGGAAGTCGCGGTGGAAACCTGGATGCGGCGCAG GTCGTGAATAGCCTCCCCCAGGCAGCTCTTGCCTACATTTTCAAGACTTTTGGAGAGGAGCGGCTTGCTGGGCCAATTGCCTCTTGTATCGTCCGATACCGAGAGATCCACGGCTTACtgaagacgacggaggagCTGCGACAAATCATTGAAGACTGCTGTCGCTATCGGAACCCTCAGTTCGTTATCAAGACGTGCTCAAGAGTTTTTCAG GCTCTCAGGATGTACGTGAATCAAGAATTGGAATCACTGGACAGCCTcctgacgcatgcagaacgcCTCCTTAAACCAGGCGGTCGCCTCCTTATTCTATCCTACCACTCTTTAGAAGATCGACTCATCAAGCAGCGTTTGAAGCAAAACAATAAGAACTCTGACTGGACTACTGCGAATTCTCGCCGACaaggtttcttctcgcggaaGCAGCCGACAAGACTGGACCCGACAGGCGAGTTCGGACCACTTACTTCGGCTGCGCGCGGCACAAGAGAGGCACAGGTGCATCAGCAGGATCCGCGAGTTCTCGAAAAACTCCTTTCAGATGCGGGTTTTGGGCAAGAGACCGCCAAATATGGAAATTGTTTCGATGCAGAGGATGTTCAACGGCAGCTGTTTGGTGCGGGGGACACTCAcaacgagagggagaacaagctTTGGCATTTAGTATTGAAG AAGCCTTTAAAACccaaggaggaagaagttCTTCGAAATCGGCG GGCGAGAACCGCAAAGATGCGCGTGGCAGCAAAACTACCAGCCACGCAGGCCATGCCAAGGCACTGA
- a CDS encoding hypothetical protein (encoded by transcript TGME49_215520~Signal peptide predicted by SignalP 2.0 HMM (probability 0.891) with cleavage site probability 0.177 at residue 31) encodes MPALGGGSLIALTALGPVLLKTSLPAGGAAAASTVTGAAPVSLAAGAAGTAVAGGGKAAGAVFLSKGAVTALKGSGSFLSKATGAAASAPSSLTATTGEAAHIASHGAHFAHVAAKNTGGRGFARAAGAGAATSHPVGGSLHPHVSPVSHHPIGTTPQGTSSAQNTHAHVARYRTDTLGNRDIGQRGHVPTRSPHPHGQMRTTDRHLRENSGHVQGQRPTYVPPYGNSHQGNGAPTVPIGNTGTGETAVADPMAGAETEPSAGSREVSMITTIAGLALLRWAVGQVCCAGSRKQGDQAGSVALKPGSRRLAKRVARWRLEEEVVVVLKDEDHVVGTGTAKDRDTNMVPVSVTENAGHLPAINVHGAGKIDKAPCSYKTLSKGDVGRSKEEMTDSVDGVLSHLESETTASAGGEDDAEKDRQNSGHEEGILGTPEIPETHVSSATAHRFTYIRRRRGRMANFL; translated from the coding sequence ATGCCAGCTCTCGGAGGAGGGTCCCTGATCGCCTTGACTGCTCTAGGACCAGTGCTTCTCAAAACATCCTTGCCTGCTGGGGGAGCAGCAGCTGCCAGCACCGTAACCGGAGCTGCTCCTGTTTCATTAGCAGCAGGTGCGGCAGGGACCGCTGTGGCTGGGGGAGGGAAAGCCGCCGGTGCAGTGTTCCTTTCAAAGGGTGCCGTGACTGCGCTTAAGGGATCTGGAAGCTTCCTTTCAAAAGCTACAGGAGCGGCGGCTTCCGCTCCTTCAAGTCTAACTGCGACAACCGGGGAAGCAGCGCACATCGCATCTCACGGTGCTCACTTCGCTCATGTGGCGGCAAAAAACACAGGCGGGAGGGGATTCGCACGTGCAGCAGGAGCTGGAGCAGCTACCTCTCATCCAGTTGGTGGTTCGCTACATCCTCATGTCTCCCCAGTGTCTCACCATCCTATAGGCACGACGCCCCAAGGCACCTCTTCGGCGCAGAACACCCACGCACACGTAGCTCGTTACAGAACTGACACTCTTGGCAATCGAGATATCGGGCAACGTGGGCATGTTCCGACTCGCTCTCCCCATCCGCATGGACAGATGCGAACTACCGACCGGCATTTGCGTGAGAATTCCGGTCACGTTCAGGGTCAACGCCCCACATATGTCCCTCCATACGGCAACAGCCATCAAGGAAACGGTGCTCCTACCGTTCCAATTGGCAACACAGGGACGGGCGAGACAGCAGTTGCAGATCCGATGGCAGGAGCAGAAACGGAGCCGTCAGCTGGAAGCAGGGAGGTGTCCATGATCACCACTATTGCCGGTCTCGCACTCTTGCGGTGGGCCGTGGGGCAGGTGTGCTGTGCAGGCAGCCGAAAGCAAGGCGACCAGGCTGGTAGTGTAGCTTTAAAGCCAGGTAGCCGGCGGTTGGCAAAACGAGTCGCGCGGTGGagactcgaagaagaggtcgTCGTTGTTCTTAAAGATGAGGACCACGTGGTGGGCACGGGGACTGCGAAGGACCGTGACACAAACATGGTTCCTGTATCGGTCACGGAAAACGCGGGACACCTGCCAGCAATAAATGTGCACGGTGCAGGCAAGATAGACAAGGCACCCTGCAGCTATAAGACGTTAAGCAAAGGGGACGTAGGACGCAGTAAGGAAGAGATGACCGATTCAGTTGATGGAGTCCTTTCCCATCTAGAGAGTGAGACGACCGCATCAGCCGGGGGCGAAGATGACGCTGAGAAAGACCGCCAAAACAGTGGGCATGAGGAGGGGATTCTAGGCACACCGGAAATCCCTGAAACACACGTCAGTTCTGCCACCGCTCACAGGTTCACTTACATCCGCCGCCGACGTGGTCGGATGGCCAATTTTCTGTAA
- a CDS encoding hypothetical protein (encoded by transcript TGME49_215530) → MLPVSCSSQSVARMPLEVLGPLAVLTAGMKALPGAALLKTSGAAVAAKGTGIFAAKNKAVFAATHPGTSSGTSASHEALEKAKTELQKAASDIEEAENTTKSMMPLGLLTAFGFGGKQDDTVAALRRARARSHHGDDRRVRLSTVPDRCSSYGDFL, encoded by the coding sequence ATGCTGCCTGTCTCTTGCAGTTCTCAGTCTGTGGCCAGAATGCCGCTCGAAGTATTGGGGCCTCTCGCAGTCTTGACCGCGGGCATGAAGGCGCTCCCAGGTGCAGCGCTGCTGAAGACTAGCGGCGCTGCGGTTGCGGCGAAGGGAACAGGGATTTTTGCTGCTAAAAACAAAGCCGTCTTCGCGGCCACCCATCCAGGCACCAGTTCTGGAACCTCGGCCAGCCATGAAGCTTtggaaaaagcaaaaactGAGCTTCAGAAGGCTGCTAGTGATAttgaggaggcggagaatACGACCAAGAGCATGATGCCCCTTGGCCTTTTAACGGCATTTGGTTTCGGTGGAAAACAAGATGATACAGTTGCTGCTCTTCGCCGTGCAAGAGCCAGGTCACACCACGGTGATGACCGCCGTGTTCGTCTTTCCACTGTGCCGGACAGATGCAGCAGCTATGGCGATTTTCTGTGA
- a CDS encoding hypothetical protein (encoded by transcript TGME49_215540~Signal peptide predicted by SignalP 2.0 HMM (probability 0.984) with cleavage site probability 0.228 at residue 31): protein MLITLSGAGASWLLPSLLAVGAGKTIAGGTAATLPYFTSAGTVATAAPAVSAPSASALGGSAVPLAAGAASIPGTASLLTKGLGISFAAGSTAGASTAATKIAGGTKGACLVGAATTSGGSAAYVEPSLPLVVPGPPDVAGAVCNLMADKIGTGLSKAVDARYVLPPTGKKGLLMMCGGFFREQPVFSSLVTKDETVCEETAEC, encoded by the exons ATGCTAATCACACTCTCCGGGGCCGGGGCCTCCTGGCTTCTGCCTTCACTGCTTGCCGTAGGGGCAGGAAAGACTATTGCGGGGGGGACCGCGGCCACGTTGCCTTATTTCACGAGTGCTGGGACGGTCGCTACCGCAGCTCCTGCAGTGAGCGCTCCAAGTGCTTCTGCTCTTGGCGGCAGCGCTGTCCCACTTGCTGCAGGAGCAGCAAGCATACCTGGTACAGCTTCCTTGCTGACCAAAGGTCTCGGGATTTCTTTTGCGGCAGGGAGCACAGCTGGAGCGTCTACAGCTGCAACCAAGATCGCAGGCGGGACGAAAGGTGCTTGTCTTGTTGGAGCTGCCACCACATCTGGCGGTTCCGCGGCATATGTCGAACCCTCTCTGCCACTTGTCG TTCCTGGACCTCCAGATGTAGCTGGAGCAGTGTGTAACTTAATGGCGGACAAGATTGGTACGGGTCTATCGAAAGCCGTCGATGCTCGGTATGTACTGCCGCCCACTGGCAAAAAAGGCCTTCTCATGATGTGCGGAGGCTTCTTCCGGGAGCAGCCTGTGTTTTCCAGCCTTGTTACTAAGGATGAGACAGTGTGCGAAGAGACGGCAGAATGTTGA
- a CDS encoding hypothetical protein (encoded by transcript TGME49_215550) — protein sequence MRLAATPGGAYSARRIFSIAPVSALPGSPGVYVHPRTQSGPVGCVSPDFLVANMQSQRPSLASLKKRRREQGVFSLGARARSCLSVSEEAAEQCIQERRERDGEQGETSDAQLGFLPTQVLSDGDTGASQAIELLSPEKNAFDLTRVAASRFSDLWRPRGSQTPAKAEPGDTGTCSGEAGSYGARGALRSDKENVFSRTDATSLTISPGEAWTTGGVENGEECSPESAKEERSVPNPQHGDRHQRSETQKLKKQREEKEPPPLQPRDGAPSFASLGPASACLLPVSLQFASSFSGAAHKGQSCFTSLSLRFSSSLSTSPLVETAPSSLASSLPSSSQSSLDPSSVPASSGCASSSSLPASSSSSPSAAPSSASSTSSNSCPSCSSVSASCSASPAVDVEAPPLDVESFLRRHAAAAETGRLLLVSARTRQRVEAHRRKREAQSGASSPDAEGAEDPERSEEKPRAAARQSTGTERAEGGEAAATAEPVEPQRMQPAREPLTGGGDAEAKGGGKGETRVENEMLEETGFERRRRNSERSEVTDQATADSVEKVGDRSDTHERRCGTGEKFQVPVYAPQTTSCSRASVTSVTDIEDIAEWLEEPKCGAAGPVPATWAPNLPDAADLARCGDAGDSAACEMGRARQEEQKKGGDSWIPLKSKSLPSVTDFSAQLWCERQLQFTLQTGIRRETIAMKKGSVRHLALELYHYQMEEVVVETEEEAMAFKLLNSIQQVQQLRTRGVCRELWVFGPVAGLMARGVIDELRIGTVDPSAFPESGASQIRSRPLWPEIPSGGGFAADAQQGAPDLSLPDWETLFADKDGGGERAGEEGEATCGAKASSFSGACWRRGPSGERAFAGAGAFLCPWEEARGEKRSFTKSAKERFFTLLSDNKTRSVKKTPCLAQKQTSALQLQIYWQMVDRLRREPLPVDLFFAAFQLDRRARLTHPLLLASAEAAGVTVSSTGVSVAESEQESRKQEEPPTGAVGDRSAARCRGREAEEALDAEDASHSCIDEHEEQRSPGRFLVLESLLGSLQEELQRLPPLWKDVHVVYECEGEEFAREKIPFHAASVEHSLQELTSWWRGLRPAEAVQVSEKWKCRSCHFLADCHETPLGEDERATALKEQEEAEVENKRALEEFDEVVALQQEQQRLQELLDTKRKSQRVLGSSKLSADREPTEAASDRTRFGREPGVASACQQPPRVNYDTVSSCLSSDSSHASCSVSSFSSSPASLPLSPPCSAFGVPHSLSTQVAALHSQRRESFSASDGGSGSFPGLGVQDAPRFQSHSSVAVKPQSQLQSAGKRRFAAFLSSQESSAHGAGRNTQTNDEHLQTGRSKLPGNLCDTPQQLASWVDAAPSMERLRACRNEDAQNRSNAVDVSAHPRSDSANSAHTRSPHVTEKAHTSLTFMSFKKSASRTVVSRSVASISASASPRPSPDFAGDFFSGKTCSGYRHEQKDMPTKARSSPALSDSERKVMSAKTPEKDVEAISRDGEEKRGKGTEGTTLAKAVDRQDVEKKSQKMTYLQAGAKQATKEQGRAPCAMQRKGLQKGKKNEATILEGQRHITRYFATKNTGERKGKGADPVIDVDNVSHP from the exons ATGCGCCTTGCCGCAACTCCTGGCGGAGCTTACAGCGCGCGTCGTATCTTCTCGATCGCTCCCGTCTCTGCGCTCCCTGGATCCCCCGGAGTCTACGTACACCCCAGGACGCAGTCAGGACCTGTGGGCTGTGTGTCTCCAGACTTTCTCGTCGCCAACATGCAGTCGCAACGCCCGTCGCTCGcttcgctgaagaagagacgtcgCGAGCAGGGCGTCTTCAGCCTCGGCGCTCGAGCCCGcagctgtctgtctgtctctgaagaagCCGCGGAACAGTGTATCcaggaacgcagagaaagagacggcgagCAGGGAGAAACCTCTGACGCCCAACTGGGTTTCCTGCCAACGCAGGTTCTCTCGGATGGAGACACCGGCGCGTCTCAGGCGATCGAgctcctgtctccggagAAAAATGCCTTCGACCTGACGCGAGTCGCcgcctcgcgtttctcggaTCTGTGGAGACCGCGCGGCAGCCAGACGCCCGCAAAGGCAGAACCTGGAGACACCGGAACGTGCAGCGGAGAGGCCGGCAGCTACGGAGCTAGAGGAGCTCTTCGATCCGACAAAGAGAACGTTTTCTCGAGAACCGACGCCACCAGTCTCACAATCAGCCCCGGCGAAGCGTGGACGACCGGAGGCGTCGAGAACGGCGAAGAATGTTCACCAGAGTCTGCGAAAGAGGAACGCAGTGTGCCAAATCCGCAGCACGGAGACAGGCACCAGcgcagcgaaacgcagaagctgaagaaacagagagaagagaaagaaccgCCGCCACTTCAGCCCCGTGACGGTGCcccttctttcgcgtctctcggaCCTGCCTCCGCCtgcctccttcctgtctccttgcagttcgcttcctccttctccggTGCTGCTCACAAAGGCCAATCTTGTTTcacttccctctctcttcgtttttcgtcttcactcTCAACTTCTCCTCTCGTGGAGActgcaccttcttctcttgcgtcctctcttccttcttcctctcagtCATCTCTCGATCCTTCGTCGGTCCCTGCATCGTCTGGGTGTGCCTCTTCATCCTCtttgcctgcttcttcttcgtcttctccttccgccgctccttcttctgcatcttccacttcttccaATTCCTgtccttcctgttcttctgtgtctgcatCTTGTTCTGCCTCGCCAGCGGTAGACGTGGAAGCTCCGCCTTTGGACGTGGAGAGCTTTCTGCGTCGACACGCAgcggcggcggagacaggccgGCTGCTGCTGGTCTCTGCTCGCACCCGTCAGCGAGTGGAGGCGCatcggagaaagagagaagcccAGTCTGGCGCAAGCAGTCCTGACGCGGAAGGGGCGGAGGAtccggagagaagcgaagagaaaccaCGCGCGGCGGCAAGGCAATCGAcgggaacagagagagccgAAGGCGGCGAGGCAGCTGCGACGGCAGAGCCCGTGGAGCCTCAGCGCATGCAACCAGCGCGGGAGCCGCTGacgggaggaggagacgcagaggcgaaagggggagggaagggagaaactCGAGTAGAAAACGAGATGCTCGAGGAGACCGGATTcgaaaggagacgacgaaacaGCGAACGAAGCGAGGTGACGGACCAAGCGACGGCGGACTCTGTCGAGAAAGTTGGAGACCGAAGTGACACTCACGAGAGACGCTGTGGAACCGGAGAGAAGTTCCAAGTGCCAGTGTATGCACCTCAGACGACTTCCTGCTCGCGCGCCTCCGTGACCTCCGTGACAGACATCGAAGACATTGCCGAGTGGCTCGAAGAGCCAAAGTGTGGAGCAGCGGGACCCGTACCGGCAACTTGGGCTCCAAACTTGCCGGACGCCGCGGATCTCGCCCGAtgcggagacgccggagacagTGCGGCTTGCGAGATGGGAAGAGCTCGacaggaagagcagaagaagggaggagacagttggATTCCACTCAAGTCGAAAAGCCTCCCCTCCGTCACAGACTTCTCCGCGCAACTCTGGTGCGAGCGCCAACTTCAGTTCACCTTGCAGACAGGCATTCGCAGGGAGACGATTGCCATGAAAAAAG GCAGTGTGCGGCATTTGGCGCTGGAGCTTTACCATTATCAGATGGAAGAGGTTGTCGtcgagacggaagaagag GCGATGGCGTTCAAGCTCCTCAACTCGATTCAGCAagtgcagcagctgcggacGCGGGGAGTCTGCCGCGAGTTGTGGGTCTTCGGTCCCGTGGCGGGGCTGATGGCCCGCGGGGTCATCGACGAGTTGCGCATCGGGACTGTCGATCCGTCCGCCTTTCCAGAGTCAGGTGCTTCTCAAATAAGGTCGCGTCCTCTCTGGCCGGAGATCCCTTCCGGTGGAGGTTTCGCCGCGGACGCCCAGCAGGGCGCGCCTGACCTGTCGCTCCCTGACTGGGAAACTCTCTTCGCGGACAAAGAcggaggtggagagagagctggcgaggaaggagaggcgacgtGCGGTGCAAAGGCGAGTTCTTTCTCCGGGGCATGTTGGAGGCGCGGGCCATCTGGAGAGAGGGCTTTCGCAGGTGCAGGGGCGTTTCTGTGTCCCTGGGAAGAagccagaggagagaagaggagttTCACAAAGAGTGCGAAGGAGAGGTTCTTCACGCTCTTGAGCGATAACAAGACGCGCAGCGTGAAGAAAACTCCCTGTCTTGCGCAGAAACAGACCTCAGCTCTTCAGCTGCAGATCTACTGGCAAATGGTCGACCGCCTCCGCCGAGAGCCGCTGCCTGTGGACCTCTTTTTCGCGGCCTTCCAACTCGACCGCCGCGCTCGCCTCACGCATCCCCTCCTGCTTGCGAGTGCCGAAGCAGCTGGCGTGACTGTGAGCAGCACCGGGGTCTCAGTCGCCGAGAGCGAACAAGAatcgaggaaacaggaagagccCCCGACGGGTGCGGTTGGGGACAGAAGCGCAGCGAGGtgtcgagggagagaggcagaagaggcgcTGGATGCGGAGGACGCTTCGCACAGCTGTATCGACGAACACGAAGAGCAGAGGTCGCCGGGTCGATTTTTGGTGCTGGAGTCGCTCTTGGGAAGTCTGCAAGAAGAACTGCAgcggcttcctcctctctggaAAGATGTACACGTCGTGTACGAGTGCGAAGGTGAAGAAtttgcgagagaaaagattCCGTTCCACGCGGCTTCCGTCGAGCACTCGCTGCAAGAGCTCACGAGCTGGTGGCGCGGCCTCAGACCTGCAGAGGCCGTGCAAGTCTCAGAGAAGTGGAAGTGCCGCAGTTGTCACTTCCTCGCGGACTGCCACGAGACTCCGCTGGGCGAGGACGAACGCGCGACGGCCCTgaaggagcaagaagaagctgaagtgGAAAACAAACGAGCTCTGGAGGAGTTCGACGAGGTCGTCGCGCTCCAGCAGGAACAGCAGAGACTTCAAGAGCTCCTCGACACAAAACGAAAGTCGCAGAGAGTCTTGGGGTCGAGCAAGCTGTCGGCTGATCGGGAGCCAACTGAGGCGGCAAGCGACAGAACGCGTTTCGGACGCGAGCCTGGCGTCGCGTCTGCGTGTCAACAGCCGCCCCGTGTCAACTATGACActgtttcctcttgtctgtcttctgattcctcgcatgcgtcttgttccgtttcttccttttcttcgtctccagcttctcttcctctgtcgccgCCTTGCTCCGCCTTCGGGGTTCCACACTCGCTCTCGACGCAGGTTGCGGCGCTGCACAGTCAGCGAAGGGAGTCGTTCTCCGCCTCCGACGGGGGCAGTGGCAGCTTCCCCGGCTTGGGTGTACAGGATGCTCCACGTTTTCAGTCGCACAGCTCCGTCGCCGTGAAGCCACAGAGTCAGTTGCAGTCTGCTGGCAAGCGGCGGTTCGCAGCGTTTCTCTCATCGCAAGAAAGCAGCGCACATGGGGCGGGAAGAAACACCCAGACGAACGATGAGCATCTGCAGACGGGACGGAGCAAATTGCCAGGCAACTTGTGTGACACACCCCAACAACTTGCTTCTTGGGTGGACGCGGCGCCTTCCATGGAACGGCTGCGCGCCTGTCGCAACGAAGATGCACAAAACCGTTCGAACGCAGTTGACGTGTCTGCACACCCCAGATCCGATAGCGCTAACTCGGCGCACACACGTTCCCCCCACGTAACGGAGAAAGCGCACACTTCGTTGACTTTCATGTCTTTCAAAAAAAGTGCGAGTCGAACCGTCGTTTCTCGTTCCGTCGCCTCGATTTCGGCGTCTGCATCCCCGCGGCCTTCGCCGGACTTCGCCGGTGACTTCTTTTCCGGAAAGACTTGCAGTGGTTACCGACACGAACAGAAAGACATGCCAACGAAAGCACGCAGTTCTCCGGCACTCTCTGATTCGGAGCGGAAAGTGATGTCGGCCAAGACACCTGAAAAAGATGTAGAGGCGATAAGTAgggatggagaagaaaaaagggggAAGGGGACAGAGGGGACGACCTTGGCGAAGGCGGTGGATCGACAAGAcgtggaaaagaaaagtcAGAAAATGACATATCTCCAGGCAGGTGCGAAACAAGCGACGAAAGAGCAAGGCAGAGCACCGTGCGccatgcagaggaaaggccttcagaagggaaagaagaacgaagcgaCCATCCTAGAGGGGCAGAGGCATATCACTCGTTATTTTGCGACGAAGAACAccggggagagaaaaggaaagggcGCTGATCCAGTTATTGATGTTGACAACGTGTCGCACCCATGA